The Candidatus Binatus sp. DNA window CAATAGATAAACCGCTCGAAGAGTACGACTCGGTCAAGATCTGGTACCAGGGACTGCGCGAGCAATCGGGCGTCGAGCCCACCGAGGATAAATCGAGGCTCGAACTGCTTGCCGAGTTTTGCGCCACGCTCGAACTCGACCCCGACGCGATCGTCGCCGCCTGCCTTTTGCGCAAAGAGGGCAAGGAAACCAAGATCAGCATCAAGGGCAGGCGCTCGATGGCGGAACGCATAACCGATTTTCAGGCGAAAGGCGGCGCCGAAGGTCGGGAACAGGCCAAGCGTGGCAACACCATCCGAAGTTTCCTGATTCACAACGGCATCCTGCTGCAGTCCGGGATCCAAATCTGAATCGCAGCGCTGCCGGCAACTCGAGAGGTTCGGGAGAATTGAGCACATGCGGATTCTGGAAGAAGGCAAAACCGACTATCTGAAAGTCGACCCCGACGGTTATCGGGCGAGCGTGCGGGACCATAAACCGCATCAGATGGTCTCGAAGTTGATGACGCACAAAGAGGCGGTCGAGCGCTTCGTACGCGACGGCGACTACCTCGCCTACGACTGCAACTACTTTCAGCGGGGACCGTCGTCGCTGATTCGCGAGATCATCCGCCAGCGCAAAAAAAATCTATGGCTGTGCGGCAAATTCACCTACGTCGCATGCGCGCTGCTGGTTGAAGCAGGATGCGCCGATCGGATCGACATCGGCTTCATCGGCTTCGGCCCGTGGATCGCGCGCGCGGTGCGCGAAAAGAAGTGCACCATCTACGAGTACTCCAACGCGCTGATGACGCTGCGCCTCAAGGCCGGCGCGATGGGGATACCTTTCATGCCCACGCGCAGTTTCGGCGGGACCGACGGATTTCAGCATTCGGGCTGCAAAACCGTCGAGGACCCCTTCACCGGAAAACCGGTTCTGCTGCTCCCGGCGCTCAACCCCGATGTCTCGATCATCCACGTTCATCAGGCCGACGAGTTCGGCAACGCGCGCGTCTTCGGAACCGGCATCGCGCACGCGGAATGCGCGCTTGCGTCGAAGCGGGTGATCGTGTCCGCCGAAGAGATCGTCGCGACCGACGAATTCCGGCGCGATCCGGCTCGCACCTCGATCGCTCACTTCACCGTGGACGCGGTCGTGCACGCCCCATTCGGCGCCTACCCGGGAACCGTGCAGGGATACTACGCGTCGGATCCGATGGGAGTCATCGAAGCGATGGGCGCGATGTTCCGCGGCGATTTTACCGAGTACCTCAAGAAGCACGTGTACTCGGTGGCTTCGCACGATGAGTACCTGCAGAAAGTGGTGGGAACCGAAAAACTGGCCGAGATCCGCCGCCGCGAAACCATCCGGGAGGGCTATGCCTCGTGAGCACCCCAGCTACCGACTTCAATGAGCGCGAATTCGTCATCTGTCAGATCTCGCGCCTGGTTGACGACAAGTACATCTACTGGGTTGGCGGCGGCGGCGAGCCGATGAACTCGGTGCTGCTCGCCAAGCGAATGAGCGCGCCCAACCTCCAGTACCTGACTGAGGATGGCTGCGTCGGGCCCGAGGCTCGGGTGCCGTTCGATCCGCTGATGACGATGATCAGCTCGCCCGCCAATTATCGCGCGCTTCAGTGGGGCACGATGAATTACGCGGCCGACCTCGCGCAACTCGGCTACGTCGATTACGGCATCCTCGCGACGCTTCAGGTCGATCGCTACGGCAACGTCAATTCCACCGTGGTCGGCAAATATGAAGGCGGCGAGGGCCGGCGCTTCGGCGGCCCCGGCGGCGCCGACAGCATCGCGGCGCTCGCATGGCGCACAATCCTGGTCACCGATCAGCAAAAGCGCAAGTTCGTCGATCGCGTGGACTTCATTTCGTCGCCGGGTTTTCTCGACGGCCCCGGCGCCCGTGAGCGCCACGGCCTTCCACCCGGCACCGGCCCATGGAGGGTTTACACGCCGTGGGCGATGTTCGGGTACGGAGCCGACTGCCAGCTCATGATCCAGGCAATCGCGCCCTTCGTCACGCTCGAACAGGTGCTCGAGGAAATGAGTTTCAAGCCCGCGATCGCGCCCAAGCTCGAGATTCTCGAAGTGCCGACCGAAGAGGAACTCATGATCTTGCGCACGCAAATCGACGTAGGCGGCCAGGTCACGGACCGCGGGCGATGGATCGAGTTCAAGGATGGGAAGTACCGTTTCGCCACGCCGTAGTGAAACCTGCCCGCGCGATCATGGCGCTAATCGTCCGCCGTGCCACCTACCGCCGGATTCCCCGCCGGGTCATAGGTGCTCGATTTCGATCGGGTCCGAGTTCCGAACGCGCGCTAAATTGATGGTCACGCGCAGGCATTGCGGTAACATGGTCGCCCACGATCGATGAAGCGGGAAGATGAATAGCCCGAGTCAGTATATCGCCGCCAGGTTTCCATGGCTTACCCGCGCACGCGCGGTCGCGGACGCCACCGTGTCTGGCCAAAGGCAGCCAGAACCATTGAAACGCACGCCACAAAGAAAATAATTGAATTTGAGCGCAGGTAAACCAAGGAATAAACAAGGCCTACGGCGCAGGCCATAAGGAAGGAAACCTGTCGACAGCGCAGGATAAGAAACCGCGTCCGTTCCGACGCCCTTCGGTCCACGACTTTACCAACGGCTAAACCCAAAAGCCCGCCGATTACAGCTGCCAGCGAACCGGGAACCAACGCCCATAGGGTGAACCCTAAACGCAGGAGTGTCTCGGCCACCCACGCCCCTGCGAAGGGCCACACAGCAACAATACCTGTGACCCCGCCGACAAGCGCAAAGACCAAGGCCGCCGGGTCATTAAGTTCCGACTCATAAGGCTTTCCGAGAATGAATTCAGCCCACTTAGCCATAACTTCACCGTCGCGCGTTGTGCAACCCTCTTACACGCGGCACTATCGTCAAGGAAGCCCGGACTGCCCGAGTGGCAAGTCTTCCTGCGGCTGGGGCAGCGTGCCGCGCGAGGCCCCGCGATAGCCCATATACACAAATACGCCGGCCCCGACCGGCATCCCGGCAATGCAGCCCGGGCCCGCGCCCACAGCAGCGAAAAATGATC harbors:
- a CDS encoding CoA-transferase; translated protein: MSTPATDFNEREFVICQISRLVDDKYIYWVGGGGEPMNSVLLAKRMSAPNLQYLTEDGCVGPEARVPFDPLMTMISSPANYRALQWGTMNYAADLAQLGYVDYGILATLQVDRYGNVNSTVVGKYEGGEGRRFGGPGGADSIAALAWRTILVTDQQKRKFVDRVDFISSPGFLDGPGARERHGLPPGTGPWRVYTPWAMFGYGADCQLMIQAIAPFVTLEQVLEEMSFKPAIAPKLEILEVPTEEELMILRTQIDVGGQVTDRGRWIEFKDGKYRFATP
- a CDS encoding CoA transferase subunit A produces the protein MRILEEGKTDYLKVDPDGYRASVRDHKPHQMVSKLMTHKEAVERFVRDGDYLAYDCNYFQRGPSSLIREIIRQRKKNLWLCGKFTYVACALLVEAGCADRIDIGFIGFGPWIARAVREKKCTIYEYSNALMTLRLKAGAMGIPFMPTRSFGGTDGFQHSGCKTVEDPFTGKPVLLLPALNPDVSIIHVHQADEFGNARVFGTGIAHAECALASKRVIVSAEEIVATDEFRRDPARTSIAHFTVDAVVHAPFGAYPGTVQGYYASDPMGVIEAMGAMFRGDFTEYLKKHVYSVASHDEYLQKVVGTEKLAEIRRRETIREGYAS